In a genomic window of Streptomyces sp. NBC_01231:
- a CDS encoding PTS transporter subunit EIIC, with amino-acid sequence MSSATATAAPAKKRGSGLFQGLQKVGRSLQLPIAVLPAAGLLLRLGQADVQEKLHLPADVAKVFAGAGGAILDSSLGLPLLFCIGVAIGFAKKADGSTALAAVVSFLTYYAVIHQFPIKEGHEGATYTAVAPFGGFWQKGTEAAQAASFQNPGVLGGIILGLLTAVLWQRYHRKRLVDWLGFFNGRRLVPIIMAAVGTLLGVLVVLGWQPIGDVITNFGEWMTGLGSFGAALFGLINRALIPIGMHQFVNSVAWFQIGDYTNSAGTVFHGDLPRFFAGDPSAGLFMTGFFPIMMFGLPAAALAIAHTARPERRKAVLGMMVSLALTSFVTGVTEPIEFSFMFIAPVLYAIHAILTAVSMAVTWALGMHMGFSFSAGLTDVVINWGISTKPWLLLPVGLVFAAVYYTLFRFAIIKFNLPTPGREPEEEVEDLTKA; translated from the coding sequence ATGAGCTCCGCCACCGCAACGGCGGCCCCCGCGAAGAAGCGGGGTTCCGGTCTGTTCCAGGGACTGCAGAAGGTCGGCCGCAGCCTGCAGCTCCCGATCGCCGTGCTGCCGGCGGCGGGTCTGCTGCTTCGGCTGGGGCAGGCAGACGTCCAGGAGAAGCTGCACCTGCCCGCCGACGTCGCCAAGGTGTTCGCCGGAGCGGGCGGCGCCATTCTGGACAGCTCCCTCGGGCTGCCCCTCTTGTTCTGCATAGGCGTGGCCATCGGCTTCGCGAAGAAGGCCGACGGCTCGACCGCGCTCGCCGCGGTGGTCAGCTTCCTGACCTACTACGCGGTGATCCACCAGTTCCCGATCAAGGAGGGGCACGAGGGCGCGACCTACACGGCCGTCGCCCCCTTCGGAGGCTTCTGGCAGAAGGGCACCGAGGCCGCCCAGGCGGCGTCCTTCCAGAACCCGGGTGTACTCGGCGGCATCATCCTCGGCCTGCTGACGGCCGTGCTGTGGCAGCGCTACCACCGCAAGCGGCTCGTCGACTGGCTCGGCTTCTTCAACGGCCGTCGGCTCGTGCCGATCATCATGGCCGCCGTCGGCACCCTCCTGGGTGTCCTGGTCGTGCTGGGCTGGCAGCCCATCGGTGACGTCATCACCAACTTCGGCGAGTGGATGACCGGCCTCGGCTCCTTCGGTGCGGCCCTCTTCGGTCTGATCAACCGTGCGCTGATCCCGATCGGCATGCACCAGTTCGTCAACTCCGTGGCGTGGTTCCAGATCGGCGACTACACCAACTCCGCCGGCACCGTCTTCCACGGCGACCTGCCCCGCTTCTTCGCCGGTGACCCGTCCGCCGGTCTGTTCATGACCGGCTTCTTCCCGATCATGATGTTCGGTCTGCCGGCGGCCGCCCTCGCCATCGCGCACACCGCGCGCCCGGAGCGCCGCAAGGCCGTCCTGGGCATGATGGTGTCGCTGGCGCTGACCTCGTTCGTCACCGGTGTCACCGAGCCGATCGAGTTCTCGTTCATGTTCATCGCCCCGGTGCTGTACGCGATCCACGCGATACTCACCGCCGTGTCGATGGCCGTGACGTGGGCGCTGGGCATGCACATGGGCTTCAGCTTCTCGGCAGGTCTGACCGACGTCGTCATCAACTGGGGCATCTCCACCAAGCCCTGGCTGTTGCTGCCCGTCGGCCTGGTCTTCGCCGCCGTCTACTACACCCTCTTCCGCTTCGCCATCATCAAGTTCAACCTCCCCACCCCCGGCCGCGAGCCCGAGGAGGAGGTCGAGGACCTCACGAAGGCGTGA
- a CDS encoding M67 family metallopeptidase: protein MLTITQALFDQIVAHAREDHPDEACGVVAGPAGSGRPERFVPMLNAARSPTFYEFDSGDLLKLYRELDDRDEEPVIIYHSHTATEAYPSRTDISYANEPGAHYVLVSTADTDEAGPFQFRSFRILEGEVTEEEVQVVGAY, encoded by the coding sequence ATGCTGACCATCACCCAGGCCCTGTTCGACCAGATCGTCGCCCACGCGCGTGAGGACCACCCCGACGAGGCGTGCGGCGTGGTCGCGGGCCCGGCGGGCTCGGGCCGCCCCGAGCGGTTCGTCCCGATGCTGAACGCGGCCCGCTCGCCCACGTTCTACGAGTTCGACTCCGGCGACCTGCTCAAGCTCTACCGGGAGCTGGACGACCGGGACGAGGAACCCGTGATCATCTACCACTCCCACACGGCCACCGAGGCGTACCCGTCCCGCACCGACATCTCCTACGCCAACGAGCCCGGCGCGCACTACGTCCTCGTCTCCACCGCCGACACCGACGAGGCCGGCCCGTTCCAGTTCCGCTCCTTCCGGATCCTGGAAGGCGAGGTGACAGAGGAGGAGGTACAGGTCGTCGGGGCATACTGA
- a CDS encoding cysteine synthase has translation MRYDSPLAAVGNTPLVLLPRLSPSADVRVWAKLEDRNPTGSVKDRPALHMIEQAEKDGRLTPGCTILEPTSGNTGISLAMAAKLKGYRMVCVMPENTSQERRDLLGMWGAEIVPSPAAGGSNTAVRVAKELAAEHPDWVMLYQYGNPDNAGAHYATTGPEILADLPSITHFVAGLGTTGTLMGVGRFLREHKPDVKIVAAEPRYDDLVYGLRNLDEGFVPELYDASVLTTRFSVGSADAVTRTRELLQQEGIFAGVSTGAALHAAIGVGRKALKAGESADIAFVVADGGWKYLSTGVYTAATTEAAIEALQGQLWA, from the coding sequence ATGCGTTACGACTCCCCGCTGGCCGCGGTGGGCAACACCCCCCTGGTGCTCCTGCCGCGGCTCTCGCCGTCCGCCGACGTCCGGGTCTGGGCCAAGCTGGAGGACCGCAACCCCACCGGCTCGGTCAAGGACCGGCCCGCCCTGCACATGATCGAACAGGCGGAGAAGGACGGCCGCCTGACTCCCGGCTGCACCATCCTGGAGCCCACCTCCGGCAACACCGGCATCTCCCTGGCCATGGCGGCCAAGCTCAAGGGCTACCGCATGGTGTGCGTGATGCCCGAGAACACCTCTCAGGAGCGCCGGGACCTGCTCGGCATGTGGGGCGCCGAGATCGTCCCCAGCCCCGCCGCGGGCGGCTCCAACACCGCCGTACGGGTCGCCAAGGAACTCGCCGCCGAGCATCCCGACTGGGTGATGCTCTACCAGTACGGCAACCCGGACAACGCGGGCGCCCACTACGCGACGACCGGCCCGGAGATCCTCGCCGACCTCCCGTCGATCACCCACTTCGTCGCGGGCCTCGGCACCACCGGCACCCTGATGGGCGTCGGCCGCTTCCTGCGCGAACACAAGCCGGACGTGAAGATCGTCGCCGCCGAACCGCGCTACGACGACCTCGTGTACGGCCTGCGCAACCTCGACGAGGGCTTCGTACCGGAGCTGTACGACGCCTCCGTCCTCACCACCCGCTTCTCGGTCGGCTCCGCCGACGCGGTCACCCGCACCCGCGAACTCCTCCAGCAGGAGGGCATCTTCGCGGGCGTCTCCACCGGCGCCGCCCTGCACGCGGCGATCGGCGTCGGCAGGAAGGCGCTGAAGGCGGGCGAGAGCGCGGACATCGCGTTCGTCGTCGCCGACGGCGGCTGGAAGTACCTCTCCACCGGCGTCTACACGGCGGCCACCACCGAGGCGGCCATCGAGGCCCTCCAGGGCCAGCTCTGGGCGTAG
- a CDS encoding type II toxin-antitoxin system PemK/MazF family toxin, with amino-acid sequence MDTSWWLAFAAVVLLALVATLVDGWGRGHRPAGRGTRPPRPPHRTGARPRPAEIWWAKVPYEAAAGDGRAKDRPCLVLAVRGDRATVAKITSKYRVERGGVIPLPPGSVGDARGRASFLETGEVRVVPVSEFRRRAGVVDPVLWDQVRHLA; translated from the coding sequence ATGGACACGTCCTGGTGGTTGGCCTTCGCGGCGGTGGTGCTGCTCGCTCTGGTCGCCACGCTCGTCGACGGTTGGGGTCGGGGGCATCGGCCCGCGGGTCGTGGGACCCGCCCGCCGAGGCCTCCGCATCGCACCGGTGCCCGGCCCCGGCCGGCCGAGATCTGGTGGGCGAAGGTGCCGTACGAGGCGGCGGCGGGCGACGGGCGGGCCAAGGACCGGCCCTGTCTGGTGCTGGCGGTGCGTGGGGACCGGGCGACCGTCGCGAAGATCACCAGCAAGTACCGCGTCGAGCGGGGCGGGGTGATCCCCCTGCCGCCGGGCTCGGTCGGTGATGCGCGGGGGCGCGCGAGTTTCCTGGAGACGGGCGAGGTGCGCGTCGTGCCGGTGTCGGAGTTCCGGCGGCGCGCCGGGGTGGTGGACCCGGTCCTGTGGGACCAGGTCCGCCACCTCGCGTAG
- a CDS encoding LacI family transcriptional regulator, giving the protein MVLTRRPNGHRPTLEDVARRSGVSKSTVSRVINAEPRVRAEVIDRVREVIAELGYVPNQAARQLVTHRTGAVAVVATQPENRLFLDPFFDCLLRGIRRELARHGAQAVLLFLDEPDDHARVADYLGGGHVDGALLFSLRPGDRLPEMVDRLALPAVFGGRPLLRDGDPVRSGQAYVDGDNRGGARQAVQHLVSLGRSRVATITGPYDQENSAADRLAGYRDVLPGAPSHLIEKADYTQRGGADAMTALLRRCPDLDAVFVASDLMASGALQALREQGRRVPQDVAVVGFDDLTEIAESTEPPLTTVHQDVEEMGRLMARLLFDRTEKPDTPPGSSVVVPTRLVLRESA; this is encoded by the coding sequence ATGGTGTTGACGCGACGGCCGAACGGACACCGCCCGACGCTCGAAGACGTCGCACGCCGGTCGGGGGTGTCGAAGTCCACGGTGTCGCGGGTGATCAACGCGGAGCCCAGAGTGCGTGCCGAGGTCATCGACCGCGTCCGGGAAGTGATCGCCGAACTCGGATACGTCCCCAACCAGGCCGCCCGCCAGCTGGTCACCCATCGCACCGGCGCGGTCGCGGTGGTGGCGACACAGCCGGAGAACCGCCTCTTCCTCGACCCGTTCTTCGACTGCCTCCTGCGCGGCATCCGCCGGGAACTCGCCCGCCACGGCGCCCAGGCCGTCCTGCTGTTCCTGGACGAGCCCGACGACCATGCGCGCGTGGCCGACTACCTCGGCGGCGGCCATGTCGACGGCGCCCTCCTGTTCTCCCTGCGGCCCGGCGACCGACTGCCCGAGATGGTCGACCGACTCGCACTGCCCGCCGTCTTCGGCGGCCGTCCGTTGCTGCGCGACGGGGACCCCGTACGGAGCGGCCAGGCCTACGTCGACGGAGACAACCGCGGGGGAGCCCGGCAGGCCGTCCAGCACCTGGTCTCGCTCGGCCGCTCCCGCGTCGCGACCATCACCGGCCCCTACGACCAGGAGAACTCCGCCGCCGACCGGCTCGCCGGATACCGGGACGTCCTGCCGGGCGCCCCCTCGCACCTGATCGAGAAGGCCGACTACACCCAGCGGGGCGGCGCCGACGCGATGACCGCACTGCTGAGGCGCTGCCCCGACCTGGACGCCGTCTTCGTCGCCTCGGACCTCATGGCGTCCGGCGCGCTACAGGCGCTGCGGGAACAAGGACGCCGGGTGCCGCAGGACGTGGCCGTGGTCGGATTCGACGACCTGACGGAGATCGCCGAGTCGACCGAACCCCCGCTGACCACCGTCCACCAGGACGTCGAGGAGATGGGCCGCCTGATGGCCCGGCTGCTGTTCGACCGCACGGAGAAACCCGACACCCCGCCCGGTTCCTCGGTGGTCGTGCCCACCCGTCTGGTGCTCCGGGAGTCCGCGTGA
- a CDS encoding MBL fold metallo-hydrolase, which yields MKLTVVGCSGSFPSAESACSSYLIEADGFRLLLDMGNGALGELQRHCGLYDLDAIFLSHLHADHCIDMCAYFVARYYRHDGGRCDPIPVYGPEGTEHRLTTAYADTPTASSMSEVFDFHTVKPSTFDIGPFTVHTERVAHPVEAYGIRVEHGGKVLTYSGDTGVTPALDELARDADLFLCEAAFTHGKEDIPDLHLNGREAGEAATRAGARRLILTHIPPWTDPQANLADARTAFDGPAELARPRASYEI from the coding sequence ATGAAGCTCACCGTCGTCGGCTGCTCGGGGTCGTTCCCGTCCGCGGAATCGGCCTGTTCGAGCTACCTCATCGAGGCCGACGGCTTCCGGCTGCTTCTCGACATGGGCAACGGTGCCCTGGGCGAGCTGCAGCGCCACTGCGGTCTCTACGACCTCGACGCGATCTTCCTCAGCCATCTGCACGCCGACCACTGCATCGACATGTGCGCGTACTTCGTCGCGCGTTACTACCGCCACGACGGCGGCCGCTGCGATCCGATCCCCGTCTACGGACCCGAGGGCACGGAACACCGCCTCACCACGGCCTACGCGGACACCCCCACCGCCTCCTCCATGAGCGAGGTCTTCGACTTCCACACCGTCAAGCCGTCCACCTTCGACATCGGCCCGTTCACGGTCCACACGGAACGCGTGGCCCACCCGGTCGAGGCGTACGGCATCCGCGTCGAGCACGGCGGGAAGGTCCTGACGTACTCCGGCGACACCGGCGTCACCCCCGCGCTGGACGAACTCGCCCGGGACGCCGACCTGTTCCTGTGCGAGGCCGCCTTCACGCACGGCAAGGAAGACATCCCCGACCTGCACCTCAACGGCCGCGAGGCGGGCGAGGCGGCGACCCGGGCAGGCGCCCGGAGGCTGATACTGACCCACATCCCCCCGTGGACCGACCCCCAGGCCAACCTCGCCGACGCCCGCACGGCGTTCGACGGCCCGGCGGAACTGGCGAGGCCGAGGGCGTCGTACGAGATCTAG
- a CDS encoding MoaD/ThiS family protein, producing MAIEVRIPTILRTYTDGQKAVEGNGDTLAELFTDLETRHAGIQARIVDGDQLRRFVNVYLNDEDVRFLDGITTKLADGDNVTILPAVAGGMA from the coding sequence ATGGCCATCGAGGTCCGCATCCCGACCATCCTCCGCACGTACACCGACGGCCAGAAGGCGGTGGAAGGAAACGGGGACACCCTCGCCGAGCTCTTCACCGACCTCGAGACCCGGCACGCGGGCATCCAGGCCCGCATCGTGGACGGCGACCAGCTGCGCCGCTTCGTCAACGTCTACCTCAACGACGAGGACGTCCGGTTCCTGGACGGCATCACCACCAAGCTCGCCGACGGCGACAACGTGACGATCCTGCCGGCCGTGGCCGGCGGCATGGCCTAA